The Canis lupus familiaris isolate Mischka breed German Shepherd unplaced genomic scaffold, alternate assembly UU_Cfam_GSD_1.0 chrUn_S2132H2331, whole genome shotgun sequence genome contains the following window.
ctcCAACAAGAACGCATTAACGGGAAGGGATTCCTCCTCCGTAGCTACACGCTGCCAGCTGTAAAATCAGCGCCACCGAGGTGAGAAGCGTGACACCGAGAATACGGTCAGGAAGGGCTGAGCAACGCTGTGTGGGGACACGTGTTGAGCGCACTTATCTCCAAGAACACTGGGTGATGGTTGGAAGTGATgcatcactatgttgcacacctgaaactaatatgacatcGTATGCcaattacacttcaataataaacattttaaaaatcttctccaAGTAAAAAgggaacctgaaaaaaaaaaggcaattcttgttttcttatatattttggggagCTAGTCTTTCTAACACTTTCACTTCAGCCAAGCAGTATGTCTATTTCCGTCTATTTGGGCTCCCACTACTTAATTTATCTAGAACCTTCTGTGAGTGTCTGCATTCCTATTATTTTTCATCCATACAGACATTCTAAAGGTGAAAATACATCCAAAGGAACGCAAATGTCCCCAAGGGATACATTCAATGAGTTAGAAAAGCCTGCATCTAAGCATGGGGGCAAATCCTGAGTAGcatgtatattcattttacatGAACCTTCCTTTGTTTACCAGAATATAAAATCCAGTAAGAGACAGATCTTCAATAATCAACAAATAGACTGACTAGCAAACTTCAGATATGTTTCAGGACAAAAATCAAATGATTCGAATAGACAAAGAAACTGataaaactgatatttaaaattttggtttcaGAGGATGGCAACTCAGTAATCAATATCCTATACAGTAAGAGGTTTGCATAGTTGGACACTACTAAAAAACTagatattttatgttaatgtatATTCAAATGGTGGTAAATATCAAGATGGAAAATAGACATCCTGTATTGTCCTGTGAAGTGTTTTATGTTATTAACACTTAAAAGTATTGCAGTGATAgcttgtggggtgtgtgtgtcgGTAGCGACAGGTTACCTCTGCTATGGGAATCCTCACATTAGGAAACTGCGTGCCAACACTAAATGTAATTGCAAAGGTTCTATGTGGGTCTTGGACAGAGAAGTATCTGGATCCAGACCCCTCATCCTTGGGATCCATTAGGGAGCCTGTGGTTCCTGGCCCCAATCATTCCATCTTTAATAATAGAGTTCTCTTCCAGAGAAGTAACTCTgccgttttttaaaaatattttttaaaatttatttattcatgagagagagagagagagagaggcagagacacaggcagagggagaagcaggctccatgcagggagcccgatgtgggactcgatcccgggactccaggatcacgccctgggccgaaggcaggtgctaaaccattgagccacccagggatccctaactctGCCATTTTATAACAAGTTTCAATCTCTGAAAAACCATAAACTTTCTGGATCACCAGATGATACAGAAGTCCTTAAACATTTATTCTGATTATTTCCATTTAGAGAAATGTTGGTAAATAACATCCTTTCAGTGTATAATCACTCTTTAAATGCATTGATAACTTGACTTGAGAGGTTCACTTAGAAGGGTACAGAGGTCCACATACACTGGTTATTTCGTCCGGTGTACTACATTGAAAACAGAAGAAGTAAAACCTGGGTATTATTTTGattgaaaattttctttgaaaattttttaagaatatgagaGTCCAGCTAATTACCTGGCAATCTTCTAGTTACTGTTCAGCATCTTACTGAAAGGGATCAGAACCGCTAAATAAAACTAACACAGCAGAGTAGAAAAAGAGTATGTTTAGGGCTTGGTAATTATGCAGATAATTTAATTATAGAATGCAATGAAACCTTAAAGCTaatgattcctttttaaaagaataaagtatctTTAGGCCGCAGATATCTTTTAGAAGTCCATTTGCATAATACTAATGTGAGGGAAATTACTGTGGCATTTGTTTAAGTATATTGAATCATATATGCCGTAAGTGCAAAAGAAGTTACGTTAATTCCTTTAAAGTCTAGAAGAAAGAGGAATCCGTAGCATAGTTGTGCCACACTTAGCAAGCCTTCTGtatgaaggaaattataaaaatgcagCTTCCCGGTGGAAAATAGGGGAATAATGAAAGCGActcttttaggggaaaaaaatcacactgttTGTCACTCTGTGAAGGTTTAGGAATCCTGATTCTGATTTCAAGGTGAATGGCGTAAATAAGGTCGCATCCTCAtggggaaggggtgcctggggcaTTCAGAAAGGGAACACTAGAAATCATATCCCTGCACTGTATTTGTGACCACAGGAGGTGTATACTAAGGAGTGAGGGCAAGCACACCTTTATAAATTTGATGAGACAGGCTGAAAGGAAATTTCTGCAGATCCAGCAAACTCATGAATACAGTGATAATGGGATTTCCAGTCCCCAAAACCTCCAACTGTAATGTCTTTTTAAGGATCAGGTTTGGGGAGTGTATATGCTCAAGGTAATTGGCAGAGATAATacaaaagtcattatttttttttaagattagaaaaatctcagatttctgtatttattgtgAAGTTCAATGCAGAGGAAGCTTATGATTTCaagcattattttattacttagaataattcttggagttttaaaaatgtgctgtccttaaaatttctcaaaaattaagTATCCTGCCTTTCctgtttttaatggaaaatatgtACAAATGTCATGCACTATagttaatatttacattgttgcCAGGTGAATTATTTTCTGCTTCCGGCAGCTTATGCAGCAAGGCTGATGTGCACAATATTTGATAATCTTATAAGCTCTGAGATAGTAATCACCTCATTTATGCATTCCTGTTTATACTGAAACAGCCACATCTGAACTGCAATGAAAATCGGTGTGCACACATCAGGTGTGTAATAATGCTGAAGCACCAGCAAGGCTGCCGTTAAGTGACAGGTACAGACTTTCCTTAAATGCCTCTGTGTTTATGCTTAACAAGATACACAGAACACAAAACATACCAAGTTTCATAATGGGGCCAAACCAAGGAAACGGTTGAATTTGGAtgtagcccccccccccagcacccccttAGCCTAATTCTTTCTCTAGTTGATTGTGACTGCAACATTTTTTGAAGCCCTGAGTATAGGTCACTGCCTGAGGCAGTTTAGCGGAGCTGATAGATGTACCATTACTGTGTTCCTACGAGAAAACATTTTGACAAGTACAAAAATACCCTTCACATTCTGTTTCCTCAACCCGTCAGACAAAATGGTTTATTTAAACCAGGTCATCATCTGTGGGAGAGGACGGGGAACATAGGGTAGGAAATGAATTAGATTTCTATCAGAGAACCCAAGTTTATGCATTTCTGAAAGTGTGCTGccagggaaaattattttcctgtccCATTAGGGTTCAGACCGTTCTGCAACAATAAATGCcttataaaaaaatctttcaattttaaaactgGAGTTGGGTGGGAGCGAGAGGAGAGAGGCACTGGGTGACCGGCACAGCCTCTCTGAAAGGCTCTGCAAATCCAGCAAGCCGGCTTTCCTTATTCCTGTATTTCTTATCAATATAGTCTCTTATCTACCTCACCAGTTTTTAGAATttggaacaatttttaaaagctctataaagattagaaataaatattttcagcatgCTTGATGCCAAAGAGCTTTATGGTGAGTTATTGCTGACATTTTTTTCAGGGAATCAACAtgacatttctttctccctttatcaCTCAAGGCAGAATGATGAACCTGCAAATATTTGCCTTATTTACATGAAAATCAGTTGTCATTTGTTGGTAAAATGCAAGTGATAGCACAAACTTGTATTCCATTTTGATGCATACCTCCAATGGTTTCTAGGCAAAGTTACTGAATTTTACCTACTTACTTTTTGGTGGAAGCAGTTACAGATTTACAGATTTCCAGCAAGGAACTGAAATTATGCTAAAATGTGAACGTTTCTATCAGGAAGCTTTAAAGACTGGGATGCACTCAGTAAgtgttaaaaatttgaaaaaaaaaatttggtcaGTTAAGTTTATCCACAGAATATTGTTAATAAAATGTATTGTCATGAGCATTCTTTACAGTTTTAGAAAAATCTGCAAATACTTCATAATTATTGTAAATGTTTCATTATATCTACTAGCAATGCTCTAAATTGTTGACAAGGACATTGTTCACTGCCTGGTTTATTTTGTAAACAATGTCCAGTGATGGGTTTGACAGAATTTTTGAGTGATTTGTTCTTAATATAGTATTATGTAGTATATAaggatacttttttattttttattttttttttattttttatttttttttattttttttttttaaggatacttttttaaaaaagaaaaatctcttactGAACTTCAAGTAgatgaaagtttaaaaagtaggatgttttgttgtttttaatttccaagcTGAGTGAGAAAGTGATAagcatatacatttaaaatgacaaTGTAATCTCCAAGTACTGTATACATAAGCATGCACTTACTTCAAAGGGCTGTCATTATTTTTACATGAAAGCTTAGACAATCGGGAAATATTCTTGACTTCTAAATTATTAAATACCTAGATTAACTGAGATTAAACGTAAAATGCCCTCATTATTACTTaggtaaatatttgtgaaaatgttACTCTGGCTACCTTTTAGtgctttggttttattatttatttatttatttatctatttatttatttgtttttatttatttatttttttagtgctttGGTTTTAAAGTCACAAAATGAATCCTTATCTCTGACCAGACATTATCAAGTGCGTGTCTCCGGATTTCAGTAGAAGCAGAGTAAAGGAGTTTCATTGATCAAACATTCATCCTCCTAATAAAATACACAActaaaaaaaccagaaacaaacaaacgTAAAACCCAAATACCTGCCATCCCGATAGGGAGCCAAAGAAAGGGGTCACATCCACATGTGAAATTATGTCAGTTTGAACAATTTTatgcagaaaagcagagacaagCAGCATACACCATACCTTAGAAGGTGTCCAGAGCCTAAGAGTTCTGTTACCATCTTTTGTTACATTACTTTGAAGTCCGTTGTTACAGAATAGATTATAGACTATACCTCATATGAGGAAATATGAGCTTCACTTAAGGTTTTGGTTTCAAATGCACCaaattaaatgtattcttaagacaaaacaaaacaaaacaaccttgctttcatttttatgctCTTAACACCAAAGGATACATAAATTATAATCCTCTCAGAGGCAGTATCATAGCATTATCAACACTGGAATCTTTTGGATAAGTTACATTAATAACATTGTGTGAATTACCTTTCTGTTGTTACTTTTCCTTGGGTCTCTCTTGCaatgtgaataaacaaattagcTTTTGCAAACCAAAGTGATTATAAAATCCAAGTAGAAGTATTAgcattaaacacagaattactgTTATATTTGCAAAACCTGCAAATAGCTAGCTGTTGGCAACAACTGCCTGAATTTCAAAATCATGAACATTTCATGGTTAGTTTTTCCCTTAACTTACTCTGAAGAATTCTTTGGTTGACCCTGAATCCAGTGTTCCATAGGcaatttctgtttgtttggcCAGGTCTTCCGCACTTTCTATGGGGGAGACCATTCGCTCAACCGTCAGGAAAGCGGCGAGGTTAGCGGTATAAGATGATATAATGATGAGTGTAAAGAACCACCAAACACCTCCAACAATTCGACCTGAGAGGGATCTAAACATGGATAAGGTAAtgcacattttcctttctctaaccaacatagagaaagaaaagaaatatcataaaTTCACATGTTATGTTTAAAATCACAATGGcaattatcattttgttttctggcaGTCCACTCCAGAATGATTCTAGACTTTCTGAATCACCTGATGCCTTTTATGCCATATCGAATATATGAATGCcactgaaaatatagaaaaggtttcctttttattgtttatcaACAGGAATGTGGAACGTCATGCCTTTGCTTCAGAGGTAGAAAGGGAACCCTTACTTAAATTCCTCGATATCCTCCCCCTCCACAGTTTAGCATCTCTGCAATTAGGGTGCAGACTATGGGTGATAGGATAAAACACAGCTGTGTGGTTGCACCAGCAgcatcctttctctctttgtggtATGTGAAATAGCAGTACGTGTTAGCAATGGGAACGGTCTCAGATTTCACAGGAGCTGGTGGATGCCCTTCTGAAAGAACCTGGGCCTGCCTTTGGATAGAGCCCTGCCAGGGCAGGTGGGACATGTGCCCACATGGGGCTGGACCAGAGGAGGGCATACACTGGTCTCAGAGTGACCTCCGCTGaggattgttttgtttgtttgatatttCATTTCTGATCTGAGTGGAGGAGAAGCTATCTCCTAATGCATCTTTACCTAATGCTCCAAGAATGTTCTCTTCTGCTGCTGCCAACATGAGACCAGAGCATGTGACTTGTCAATGTACAGCATGACAGCATTAAAAATGGATGCCAAATCTCAAAAGAGAAAAGTTCTCCCCCCCCATCCTTTCCCTGGTATCAGGGGTGTGTGGGTGATGTAGATGCACGGGGAAAGTGAGGgtggaatgaagaaaaaaatccaggtcATTTTCACAATTGATGCCACTCACTGGGACCatcaaactatttaaaattcCTGGAACagattgtttttaaacattttttttaatgtaagaaaaaattcatatttttcatgacATTTCTAACTTTAAAATTCTCCCTTCTTAAACATTATTATATAAGTGACACctgctggtttttttttgtttgtttgttttttggtaccTGTTGGGTTTAACTTAGCATTTGCTTAATCCTGGTTTTCAAAACCATTATGAgacttgctttgctttcttttcatttcattgattcaGAGTCACTGACTCAGATTCCTAGGTTATTAGAATTTAAacacatttatcatttttcctgGGTCTTAAGGAACATAGACTGCATTTTGCCTAAAATATCTCCTTTTGAGAAAGCATACACTTCCTTAAAACATCTGTATATTTGTGATACTAATATAAGTCACTGATATTTAAGTTCAGTCCGTAGCTTCTCCTActtgtggttatttttttctgtgggaGAAGTTTGATGTTTTTCCTGCAATAGGACATTGGCTACATTTTTGGCAAACATaactaaaaaataactaaaatccgTTGGCACTGGATTTACCACTCTTAAAAAATGTCTTAGTGGCATCCAAAGGAAGCAAGCCATGACTCCACAGATATTGAAAAATATGTCTATTAAACTGACACAGAACTGAGATTGCTAACTGCCCACAGCTTGGTTTATTCATGTTTTGTTACACAGAAAATGTCTATCTGGTACTTGCTCCACCAACTCAGGTGTCAGGTTAAGTCTGTGGCAGAAATCTCCCGTGACATACATGGGATGTAAATCAaggtcaaattaatttttaaaagatgagcaacagcaacaataacaaaaacttttgattttgaaaaggaggcaaaatgaaaataaattcttagtCTGACAATTTAGATGCTCATTTCTATCTGCCAGACCATTGAAGGAAATATTAATACTAACTTATCTTTGAGAGTTCTGAGCAGTTGCATACTTTTCCATTAGGAAAGTTCATCCTTGGGATGTGTCCACCTTTGGTGCTAACTTGGAAAAACTGGCTATGAATGTACTTTAGACTAATTTGGGAattgcaagtttttttttctgtgtttcaaaTTAATGCTCTGCCTCCAGGAAAAGAATGTGTAGAGAGATATTCCATACAATACTGAGAATTATTGGGGAGTTGGTGAAGAAGGGAAGGGTTTTCAAACTAACCTGGGTGAAATGTCACATCCTTGCTGCATAAAGGCACCCAGGGAAAACCAGAGGCTGTTAAAGATGCCAAACTCATTGGGAGGCTGGTCGCTGGGtccttcctttccatcctctGGCTCTTCTGTATGCCACTCATATGGACTAAACCTGCTAACTAGGAATAAGACCACGCTGACACCAATGTAGGCAAAGACTATGCACATCCAAATCTCATAGGCCAGAGGATCCAAGAAGGAAAACACTCCTGGTTTAGATTTCTGAGGCTTTTTGATCATTATAGAGATGCCCAAGCTCATGAAGGGCTTAGAGAAGTCAATGACCTCCTCTCGGACCAAAGTGATTGTCAGAGGGGCAATAGCAATCTCTGCTTTCTATAAgagaaaagacacatgaaaacacATAGGTTAATGCATTTCATGAAGCAACTGGCACTGGATTAATCCACTCAAAATGAACTAGTTATGCATTCATTCTACATTTTGAAGAGGGACGCCAACAGTTGCCTAAGAACAGTGATAAATACAAAGATGAACAGTGAACTCTTTTCCTAGGAGAATTTACCACTTAAATTgcacaaggtattttttttttatcagtgctG
Protein-coding sequences here:
- the LOC119878947 gene encoding glutamate receptor 4-like; translation: MVGELVYGKAEIAIAPLTITLVREEVIDFSKPFMSLGISIMIKKPQKSKPGVFSFLDPLAYEIWMCIVFAYIGVSVVLFLVSRFSPYEWHTEEPEDGKEGPSDQPPNEFGIFNSLWFSLGAFMQQGCDISPRSLSGRIVGGVWWFFTLIIISSYTANLAAFLTVERMVSPIESAEDLAKQTEIAYGTLDSGSTKEFFRRSKIAVYEKMWTYMRSAEPSVFTRTTAEGVARVRKSKGKFAFLLESTMNEYIEQRKPCDTMKVGGNLDSKGYGVATPKGSSLRNAVNLAVLKLNEQGLLDKLKTNGGTTKENVAAGEVTPRSASMSPKAGKQYV